A window from Mycobacterium botniense encodes these proteins:
- a CDS encoding MBL fold metallo-hydrolase: MAPALTAITESVHLAQGDAVNWLLVTDDTRVMLIDAGYPGDRADVLSSLRQLGYQADDVCAIVLTHAHIDHLGSAIWFAKTHGTPVYCHAEEVGHAKREYLQQASPVEVALRVWRPRWAAWAAHVVRKGGLVRDGIPTAQPLTADTAAELPGHPMVIRTPGHTSGHCSYLVDGVLASGDALVTGHPLLRRSGPQLLPAVFSHNQDDCVRSLAALALLETEILAPGHGDLWRGPIREAAERASALARGR, encoded by the coding sequence ATGGCACCGGCGCTCACTGCGATCACCGAGAGCGTGCACCTCGCCCAGGGTGACGCGGTCAACTGGCTGCTGGTCACCGACGACACCCGCGTCATGCTGATCGACGCCGGGTATCCGGGTGACCGTGCCGACGTGCTGAGCTCACTGCGCCAGCTCGGCTACCAGGCGGACGATGTGTGCGCAATCGTGTTGACGCATGCGCACATCGATCATCTCGGCTCGGCGATCTGGTTCGCCAAGACCCACGGCACACCGGTGTATTGCCATGCCGAGGAGGTGGGGCACGCCAAACGCGAATACCTGCAACAGGCGTCGCCCGTCGAGGTCGCGCTGCGCGTCTGGCGGCCCCGGTGGGCGGCCTGGGCTGCACATGTGGTCCGCAAGGGCGGCCTCGTTCGTGACGGCATCCCGACTGCGCAGCCGCTGACCGCCGACACCGCCGCCGAGTTGCCTGGTCACCCGATGGTGATTCGCACCCCTGGGCATACCAGCGGACACTGCTCCTACCTGGTGGACGGGGTGCTCGCCAGCGGCGACGCTCTGGTGACCGGGCACCCGTTACTGCGTCGCAGCGGGCCGCAGCTGCTTCCGGCGGTGTTCAGCCACAACCAGGACGACTGTGTGCGCAGCCTGGCGGCGCTGGCGCTGCTGGAGACCGAGATTCTGGCTCCCGGCCACGGTGACCTGTGGCGCGGCCCGATCCGCGAAGCCGCCGAGCGGGCTAGCGCACTGGCTCGGGGGCGCTGA
- the fgd gene encoding glucose-6-phosphate dehydrogenase (coenzyme-F420): MAELKLGYKASAEQFGPRELVELGVAAEAHGMDSATVSDHFQPWRHQGGHAPFSLAWLTAVGERTSRIQLGTSVLTPTFRYNPAVVAQAFATMGCLYPGRVFLGVGTGEALNEIATGYEGVWPEFKERFARLREAVRLMRELWRGDRVDFDGEYYRLKGASIYDVPEGGVPIYIAAGGPAVAKYAGRAGDGFICTSGKGEELYHDKLIPAVVEGATGAGRNADDIDKMIEIKISYDPDPELALENTRFWAPLSLTAEQKHSIDDPIEMERAADALPIEQVAKRWIVASDPDEAVEKVGQYVGWGLNHLVFHAPGHDQRRFLELFRKDLAPRLRRLA; this comes from the coding sequence GTGGCGGAACTCAAACTCGGATACAAGGCGTCGGCTGAGCAGTTCGGGCCGCGAGAACTCGTTGAACTTGGTGTCGCGGCCGAAGCGCATGGTATGGACAGCGCCACCGTCAGTGATCATTTCCAGCCGTGGCGTCACCAGGGCGGGCACGCCCCATTTTCGCTGGCCTGGCTGACTGCCGTCGGGGAGCGCACCAGCAGGATCCAGTTGGGCACGTCGGTACTCACGCCGACGTTTCGGTACAACCCCGCAGTCGTCGCGCAGGCGTTCGCCACCATGGGTTGTCTGTATCCGGGCCGGGTGTTTTTGGGGGTGGGCACCGGTGAGGCGCTCAACGAGATCGCCACCGGCTATGAGGGTGTCTGGCCGGAGTTCAAGGAGCGGTTCGCCCGGTTGCGCGAAGCAGTGCGACTGATGCGGGAACTGTGGCGCGGAGACCGGGTCGACTTCGACGGTGAGTACTACCGGCTCAAGGGCGCTTCCATCTACGACGTGCCCGAGGGCGGGGTGCCGATCTACATCGCCGCCGGCGGTCCCGCAGTGGCCAAATACGCCGGCCGGGCCGGCGACGGGTTCATCTGCACCTCGGGCAAGGGTGAGGAGCTCTACCACGACAAACTGATCCCCGCTGTCGTGGAGGGGGCAACCGGGGCGGGCCGAAACGCCGACGATATCGACAAGATGATCGAGATCAAGATTTCTTATGACCCTGATCCTGAACTGGCGCTGGAGAACACCCGGTTTTGGGCACCGCTGTCGCTGACCGCCGAACAGAAGCACAGCATCGACGACCCCATCGAGATGGAGAGGGCGGCCGACGCGCTGCCGATCGAGCAGGTCGCCAAGCGCTGGATCGTCGCGTCAGACCCCGACGAGGCCGTCGAAAAGGTCGGCCAGTACGTGGGGTGGGGCCTCAATCACCTGGTGTTCCACGCGCCGGGGCACGACCAGCGCCGCTTTTTAGAGCTTTTCCGCAAAGATCTCGCGCCCAGGTTGCGCCGGCTGGCCTAA